CTTCATCACACCTTCGCGAACGGTTGCCATCTGCGGGCGGTGTTCCGGGTTCACAATCGTAGCAACGATGTTACCGCCGAAAGCCGGACGGATCTGATACAACAGGTTCTTGTAAGTCTTGCCTTCTTTCTTGTCTTCGTGGTCACCGATTTCAAGTGAAGTACAGTCGGCAGTCAATCCGCTGGTCAAAGCAGAAGAAACGCGCGGACCGAGGTCACGACCGATCACAGTAGCACCCATCAGACAGATTTGCGGCTGTTCCTCTTTGAAAAGGTTCACCAGAATAGCTGTGTGAGGAAGTGAAGTATAAGGGTAAAGTCCTTCGCCGTCAAACACGTGAAGTTTGTCTACTCCGTAAGGAAGGATTTGTTTTTCAATATCTTTGAGGCCGGTTCCGGCAACCACTGCTTCGAGTTGACAGTTCAACTGGTTGGCTAACGAACGACCTTTGGTCAGAAGTTCGAGGCTGACGTCTAAAACGTTACCTTCTTCTATTTCGCAATATACAAATAAGTTATTCATGATTATCCGATGGTGTGGTTAGCTAATAGTTCAACAATCAGGTCTTCCACGTCACGGTCGCTGCCGCTGATGGTTTTGCTCTCTTTAGCCTGGAACACAATGTTCTGGATGGCTTTCACTTTTGTCGGCGAACCGGACAGACCGCATTGTGCGAGGTCACCGTTTACGTCGGCTACGCTCCATTCTGTCAGATTCAGATAATCGCGCTTGTCGTACAGGTCGGTATAGTCAAGATTGCCTTGCTGTTTTTCAGTCACAGTTTTGGCATGTTTGTATTTCTGAACCAATTTAGCGTTACGCGGACGGCAAGGAGCTGCAGAACCGTTGACAGTAATCACGATAGGCAGCGGGCCTTCTACTGTTTCAACACCACCGTCGATGTGACGTTTCACCTTAATCTTACCATCGCCTACTTCCAGAATTTCTTCTGCGTATGTGATTTGCGTCAATCCCAGCTTTTCTGCTACCTGCGGACCTACCTGTGCCGTGTCACCGTCGATTGCCTGACGGCCACCGATAATAATGTCATACTCACCGATTTTGCGGATGGCAGTGGCAAGTGCGTAAGACGTAGCCAGTGTGTCTGCACCAGCGAAAGCACGGTCGGTTAATAAGTAACCGTTATCTGCACCACGGAAAAGTCCTTCACGAATAATGTCGGCTGCCCGTCCCGGTCCCATTGTCAGAACGGTTACGGTAGAGCCTGGATGAGCATCTTTCAATCGGAGAGCTTGCTCGAGAGCATTCAGGTCTTCGGGGTTGAAGATGGCGGGGAGTGCCGCACGGTTAATCGTTCCGTCGGCTTTCATGGCATCTTTCCCAACGTTGCGTGTGTCGGGAACTTGTTTTGCCAATACAACAATTTTCAAACTCATGCTATTAATTTTAGTATTAGTATTTCTACAAGTTAGTAGCCAG
This portion of the Bacteroides acidifaciens genome encodes:
- a CDS encoding electron transfer flavoprotein subunit alpha/FixB family protein, with protein sequence MNNLFVYCEIEEGNVLDVSLELLTKGRSLANQLNCQLEAVVAGTGLKDIEKQILPYGVDKLHVFDGEGLYPYTSLPHTAILVNLFKEEQPQICLMGATVIGRDLGPRVSSALTSGLTADCTSLEIGDHEDKKEGKTYKNLLYQIRPAFGGNIVATIVNPEHRPQMATVREGVMKKEILSPTYQGEVIRHDVKKYVADTDYVVKVIERHVEKAKNNLKGSPIIVAGGYGVGSKENFDLLFDLAKELHAEVGASRAAVDAGFADHDRQIGQTGVTVRPKLYIACGISGQIQHIAGMQESGIIISINNDPDAPINTIADYVINGTIEEVVPKMIKYYKQNSK
- a CDS encoding electron transfer flavoprotein subunit beta/FixA family protein encodes the protein MSLKIVVLAKQVPDTRNVGKDAMKADGTINRAALPAIFNPEDLNALEQALRLKDAHPGSTVTVLTMGPGRAADIIREGLFRGADNGYLLTDRAFAGADTLATSYALATAIRKIGEYDIIIGGRQAIDGDTAQVGPQVAEKLGLTQITYAEEILEVGDGKIKVKRHIDGGVETVEGPLPIVITVNGSAAPCRPRNAKLVQKYKHAKTVTEKQQGNLDYTDLYDKRDYLNLTEWSVADVNGDLAQCGLSGSPTKVKAIQNIVFQAKESKTISGSDRDVEDLIVELLANHTIG